One Acutalibacter muris DNA window includes the following coding sequences:
- a CDS encoding DHHW family protein, whose translation MPGRHHADNRPSLWHIIAIIIILAGLLAAGILLVREFGPGSKEPEPKGPEISERQPLPITIQDPTPTPEPTPSPTPEPTPTPAPIPDNGEDGYLSEGIYIWNNMAFELFYGYDEASDPYAKAIDSFARDLPAEVKVYNMIVPNHSEFGLPERLRDSMGCNSQRDNIRYIYGTYKYAKGVDVCDTLDQHKGEYLYFNTDTHWTARGAYYAYEEFCKIAEVPCSALEQFGLTAHERDFYGYLAEATGEDCLYGNPDHIETFEPGYPYTAAMSYDGYDFTELDGVNSSDASMGYSMFLWGDQPCVRIVNENSYMNRKLAVVKESYGNAIGAFMGASFDEVYMIDFRSFEGSLPELVREHGITDVLFMNSAIAANTYQRVEDLYTLFPEG comes from the coding sequence ATGCCAGGCAGACACCATGCGGATAACCGCCCGAGCCTGTGGCACATTATAGCGATAATAATAATTTTAGCCGGGCTTCTGGCCGCGGGCATACTGCTTGTCCGGGAATTTGGCCCAGGGTCCAAGGAGCCGGAGCCCAAGGGGCCGGAAATCTCCGAACGGCAACCTTTACCTATAACAATACAGGACCCCACGCCCACGCCGGAGCCCACGCCGTCGCCCACCCCAGAGCCCACGCCCACTCCCGCCCCCATACCCGACAACGGCGAGGACGGCTATCTCTCGGAGGGGATATATATCTGGAACAACATGGCCTTCGAGCTGTTCTACGGCTATGACGAGGCCTCGGACCCATACGCAAAGGCCATCGACAGCTTTGCCCGGGACCTGCCCGCAGAGGTGAAGGTATATAATATGATAGTGCCCAACCACAGCGAGTTCGGCCTGCCGGAGCGGCTTCGGGACAGCATGGGCTGCAACTCCCAGCGGGACAATATCCGCTATATCTACGGCACCTATAAGTACGCCAAGGGCGTGGACGTGTGCGACACCCTGGACCAGCACAAGGGGGAGTACCTCTACTTCAACACCGACACCCACTGGACGGCCAGGGGGGCGTACTACGCCTATGAGGAGTTCTGTAAAATTGCCGAAGTTCCTTGCTCGGCCCTGGAGCAGTTTGGGCTGACGGCCCATGAGCGGGACTTTTACGGATATCTTGCGGAGGCGACCGGAGAGGACTGCCTGTACGGCAACCCGGACCATATAGAGACCTTTGAGCCGGGATACCCCTATACCGCCGCTATGAGCTATGACGGCTATGACTTTACAGAGCTGGACGGAGTGAACAGCTCGGACGCCTCCATGGGGTACAGTATGTTCCTGTGGGGGGACCAGCCCTGTGTGCGGATAGTGAACGAGAACTCCTATATGAACCGGAAGCTGGCGGTGGTGAAGGAGTCCTACGGCAACGCCATCGGGGCCTTTATGGGGGCCAGCTTCGACGAGGTTTATATGATAGACTTCCGCAGCTTTGAGGGGAGCCTGCCGGAGCTGGTGCGGGAGCACGGCATAACGGACGTGCTCTTTATGAACAGCGCCATTGCGGCGAATACTTACCAGAGGGTGGAGGACTTATACACCCTGTTCCCCGAAGGGTAG
- the purB gene encoding adenylosuccinate lyase, giving the protein MSHRDVYESPLSARYAGKEMKYLFSPDMKFRTWRRLWIALAEAEHELGLPVTKEQVEELKSHAEDINYEVAEAREKEVRHDVMSHVYAYGKQCPGAAGIIHLGATSCYVGDNTDIIIMTEALKLIRDKLVAVLRVLAKFAGEYAGLPTLAFTHFQPAQPTTVGKRAALWIQDLLLDLEDVEHQLSKAKLLGSKGTTGTQASFLELFEGNHQKVKELDKKIAKKLGYGECFAVSGQTYSRKLDSQMLNILSGIAQSAAKFSNDIRLLQHLKEVEEPFEKGQIGSSAMAYKRNPMRTERIASLSRYVVVDALNPALTEAGQWFERTLDDSANKRLSVPEAFLAVDGILTLYANVADGLVVYPKVIEQHLLKELPFMATENIMMDAVKRGGDRQQLHEAIRVHSMAAGKVIKEQGGENDLLERIAGDPMFGVTLEELKEILKPEKYVGRAPEQTREFLDEVLGPVLERYRDTKTSEAEVTV; this is encoded by the coding sequence ATGAGCCATAGAGACGTGTACGAGTCCCCCCTGTCCGCAAGGTACGCGGGGAAGGAGATGAAATACCTTTTTTCCCCGGACATGAAGTTCCGCACCTGGCGCAGGCTGTGGATAGCCCTGGCCGAGGCCGAGCATGAGCTGGGCCTGCCGGTGACGAAGGAGCAGGTGGAGGAGCTGAAGAGCCATGCGGAGGACATAAACTACGAGGTGGCCGAGGCGCGGGAAAAAGAGGTCCGCCACGACGTGATGAGCCACGTGTACGCCTATGGGAAGCAGTGCCCGGGGGCGGCGGGGATAATACATCTTGGGGCCACCTCCTGCTATGTGGGGGACAATACGGACATAATTATTATGACCGAGGCCCTAAAGCTTATCCGGGACAAGCTGGTGGCGGTGCTTCGGGTGTTGGCTAAATTTGCCGGGGAGTACGCCGGCCTGCCGACTCTGGCGTTCACCCACTTCCAGCCCGCCCAGCCCACCACCGTGGGAAAGCGGGCGGCGCTGTGGATACAGGACCTGCTTCTGGACCTGGAGGACGTGGAGCACCAGCTTTCAAAGGCGAAGCTGCTGGGGTCAAAGGGCACCACCGGCACCCAGGCCAGTTTCCTGGAGCTTTTTGAGGGAAACCACCAAAAAGTGAAGGAGCTGGACAAAAAAATTGCAAAAAAGCTGGGGTACGGCGAGTGCTTCGCCGTGTCGGGGCAGACGTATTCGCGCAAGCTTGACAGTCAAATGCTGAACATTTTGTCGGGTATAGCACAGAGCGCGGCGAAGTTCAGTAACGACATACGGCTCCTACAGCACCTTAAAGAAGTAGAGGAGCCCTTTGAGAAGGGGCAGATAGGCTCCAGCGCCATGGCCTACAAGCGCAACCCCATGCGCACCGAGCGTATCGCGTCCCTCTCAAGATATGTGGTGGTGGACGCCTTAAACCCGGCCCTGACCGAGGCGGGCCAGTGGTTCGAGCGGACTCTGGATGACTCGGCCAACAAGCGGCTCTCTGTGCCCGAGGCGTTCCTTGCCGTGGACGGAATACTGACCTTGTACGCCAACGTGGCAGACGGCTTAGTGGTCTACCCCAAGGTGATAGAGCAGCACCTATTGAAGGAGCTGCCCTTCATGGCCACGGAGAACATCATGATGGACGCGGTGAAGCGCGGCGGCGACAGGCAGCAGCTCCACGAGGCGATACGGGTGCACTCCATGGCGGCGGGCAAGGTGATAAAGGAGCAGGGTGGCGAGAACGACCTTTTGGAGCGCATCGCCGGGGACCCCATGTTCGGGGTGACCCTAGAGGAGCTGAAAGAAATACTGAAGCCCGAAAAGTACGTGGGCCGGGCCCCGGAGCAGACTCGGGAGTTCTTAGACGAGGTGCTGGGGCCGGTCTTGGAGCGGTATAGGGACACAAAAACAAGTGAAGCGGAGGTAACTGTCTGA
- a CDS encoding DUF1540 domain-containing protein, whose amino-acid sequence MRNRLECSVTACRHNDHNLCDLPGIKVEGPGARESRQTCCESFEPRNGGENSLCSSCGCASAETAIDCKAKNCTYNNDCRCEAECVCVGCSCSDVAGKSGTECCTFRQR is encoded by the coding sequence ATGAGAAACAGACTTGAATGTTCAGTGACCGCCTGCCGCCATAACGACCACAACCTCTGCGACCTGCCGGGCATCAAGGTGGAGGGCCCGGGGGCCCGGGAGAGCCGCCAGACCTGCTGCGAGTCCTTTGAGCCCAGGAACGGGGGCGAGAACAGCCTCTGCTCCTCCTGCGGGTGTGCCAGCGCCGAGACCGCCATCGACTGCAAGGCCAAGAACTGCACCTATAACAACGACTGCCGGTGCGAGGCCGAGTGCGTGTGCGTGGGCTGCTCCTGCAGCGACGTGGCCGGGAAGTCCGGCACAGAGTGCTGCACCTTCCGCCAGAGATAA
- the argS gene encoding arginine--tRNA ligase — protein sequence MSQLVETARQQLRGAVLAAIEGAIAAGELPKAPVPEFALEVPGDRAHGDWACNAAMAGARAFHAAPRKIAEALTAHLNLEGTFFTKCEIAGPGFLNFTYDPAFYGRVLMDIESLGDGYGRSDVGKGKRVLVEYVSANPTGPMHIGNARGGVLGDALSAVLEAAGYQVEREFYVNDAGNQVNRYGLSIEARYMQHFEPGFPFPEDGYKGKDVTANAEAFIEEHGDEYVDRPSEERRQALISFAIPRNIQGLHDDLKRYRVEYDTWFHESGLHESGAVDRVVELMREKGLTYEKEGATWFRGSEYGSEDFVLLRSNGVPTYVVPDIAYHYNKLVTRGFDTAINVLGADHHGYVPRLKAAIAALGIDPERLKVVLMQMVTLMRDGKPEKMSKRSGEAITMANLLEEVPVDAARFLFNSYEPNTRIDFDLDLAVKEDSQNPVYYVQYAHARICSILRNLAEDGITPRPCTSGELALLTAPEEIELIRLLSNFTDEIAGAARAMDPARITRYVLNVGTLFHKFYNACRVKGVEPELTAARLCLCTAAKTVLENGLALFKVSAPERM from the coding sequence ATGTCTCAGCTTGTAGAAACAGCGCGGCAGCAGCTGCGGGGGGCGGTGCTGGCCGCCATAGAGGGGGCCATAGCCGCCGGGGAGCTGCCAAAGGCCCCTGTGCCGGAGTTTGCCCTGGAGGTGCCCGGAGACCGGGCCCACGGGGACTGGGCCTGCAACGCGGCCATGGCCGGGGCCAGGGCCTTCCACGCCGCCCCCAGGAAAATCGCCGAGGCCCTCACGGCCCATCTGAACCTTGAGGGCACCTTCTTCACAAAATGCGAGATCGCCGGACCGGGGTTTCTGAACTTCACCTATGACCCGGCCTTCTACGGAAGGGTGCTTATGGACATAGAAAGCCTGGGGGACGGGTACGGCAGGAGCGACGTGGGGAAGGGCAAAAGGGTGCTGGTGGAGTACGTCTCCGCCAACCCCACCGGGCCCATGCACATCGGCAACGCCCGGGGTGGCGTGCTGGGGGACGCGCTTTCGGCGGTGCTCGAAGCGGCGGGGTATCAGGTGGAGCGGGAGTTCTACGTCAACGACGCGGGCAACCAGGTGAACCGCTACGGCCTGTCCATAGAAGCGAGATATATGCAGCATTTTGAGCCCGGCTTCCCCTTCCCGGAGGACGGCTATAAGGGCAAAGATGTGACTGCCAACGCCGAGGCCTTCATAGAGGAGCACGGCGACGAGTATGTGGACAGGCCCTCTGAGGAGCGCAGACAGGCCCTTATCTCTTTCGCCATTCCCAGGAATATCCAGGGGCTCCACGACGACCTCAAGCGCTATAGGGTGGAGTACGACACTTGGTTCCACGAGTCCGGCCTGCATGAGAGCGGCGCGGTGGACCGGGTGGTGGAGCTGATGAGGGAGAAGGGGCTGACCTATGAGAAGGAGGGGGCCACGTGGTTTCGGGGCAGCGAGTACGGGTCCGAGGACTTCGTGTTGCTGCGCTCCAACGGCGTGCCCACCTATGTGGTGCCGGACATCGCCTACCACTACAACAAGCTGGTGACAAGGGGCTTTGACACGGCCATAAACGTGCTGGGCGCGGACCATCACGGCTATGTGCCCCGCTTAAAGGCCGCCATCGCCGCCCTGGGCATTGACCCGGAGCGCCTTAAAGTGGTGCTCATGCAGATGGTCACCCTTATGCGGGACGGCAAGCCCGAGAAGATGAGCAAGCGCAGCGGCGAGGCCATCACCATGGCGAACCTTCTGGAGGAGGTGCCGGTGGACGCGGCCCGGTTCCTCTTTAACTCCTACGAGCCCAACACACGCATAGACTTCGATTTGGACCTGGCGGTTAAGGAGGACTCCCAGAACCCGGTGTACTACGTCCAGTACGCCCACGCACGGATATGCAGTATCCTGCGCAATTTAGCCGAGGACGGCATAACCCCCCGGCCCTGTACAAGCGGGGAGCTGGCCCTGCTGACGGCCCCGGAGGAGATAGAGCTCATAAGGCTGCTGTCCAACTTCACCGACGAGATAGCCGGGGCGGCCAGGGCCATGGACCCGGCCAGGATAACCCGGTACGTGCTGAACGTGGGCACACTGTTCCACAAGTTCTATAACGCCTGCCGGGTGAAGGGCGTGGAGCCGGAGCTGACGGCGGCGAGGCTATGTCTCTGCACGGCGGCCAAGACGGTGCTGGAGAACGGGCTGGCGCTGTTTAAGGTCAGCGCGCCGGAGAGGATGTAA
- a CDS encoding energy-coupled thiamine transporter ThiT has translation MNENSQTRTPSKNVENLVLAGVLIALGTALSFVKVFDLPYGGSITLCSMLPVMLFSYRAGIKWGLGAGFTFSVLQLLFGLDALKGISGATVVGSIFLDYLLAFTVLGLAGMFRGRIKNHPAAFTLGCLVAGLLRYVCSFLSGWILWGEFADVNFSPVLAGMSGQQLACFYSLVYNGSYMIPEILVTCVAAFVVLQFLGRFILKD, from the coding sequence ATGAACGAAAACAGTCAAACACGCACGCCCTCGAAGAACGTGGAGAATCTGGTGCTGGCCGGGGTGCTTATCGCCCTGGGCACGGCGCTGTCCTTTGTGAAGGTCTTCGACCTGCCCTACGGCGGGTCCATAACCCTGTGCAGTATGCTGCCGGTGATGCTGTTCTCATATCGGGCCGGGATAAAGTGGGGCCTTGGGGCAGGGTTCACCTTCAGCGTATTGCAGCTCTTATTCGGCCTGGACGCATTGAAGGGCATATCCGGCGCTACGGTTGTAGGCTCTATATTCCTTGACTACTTACTGGCCTTCACCGTCCTGGGCTTGGCCGGGATGTTCCGGGGGAGGATAAAAAACCACCCGGCGGCCTTTACCCTGGGGTGTCTTGTAGCGGGGCTTTTGCGGTATGTCTGCTCCTTTTTATCCGGGTGGATACTCTGGGGAGAGTTTGCCGATGTGAACTTCTCGCCCGTGCTGGCGGGCATGAGCGGCCAGCAGCTGGCCTGCTTCTACTCCCTGGTGTATAACGGCAGCTATATGATACCCGAGATACTTGTGACCTGCGTCGCGGCCTTTGTGGTCCTGCAGTTTTTGGGCAGGTTTATTTTGAAAGATTAA
- the gdhA gene encoding NADP-specific glutamate dehydrogenase has product MSYVSEQLELLKRKNASEPEFLQAATEVLTSLEPVINAEPKYQENGILERITEPERQIIFRVPWVDDKGKVQVNRGFRVQFNSAIGPYKGGLRLHPSVNLGVIKFLGFEQIFKNSLTGLPIGGGKGGSDFDPKGKSDREVMAFCQSFMTELFRHIGADTDVPAGDIGTGAREIGYMFGQYKRLRNSFEGVLTGKGLNYGGSLTRTEATGYGLLYFTNALLKKNGHSLEGKTVAISGAGNVAIYAAEKAYQLGAKPVTMSDSTGWVYDPEGIDLAAIKEIKEVKRQRLTEYKNYRQGSEYHEGKGVWSVKCDVALPCATQNELEADDAKQLIANGCIAVAEGANMPTTLEATEALQQAGVLFAPGKAANAGGVATSALEMSQNSQRLSWTFEEVDAKLKDIMENIFANADAAAEKYGHPKNYVVGANIAGFVKVADAMIAQGVV; this is encoded by the coding sequence ATGTCTTACGTAAGCGAACAGCTGGAGCTTTTAAAGAGGAAGAACGCGTCGGAGCCTGAGTTCCTCCAGGCCGCCACCGAGGTCCTCACCTCTCTGGAGCCGGTGATAAACGCCGAGCCCAAGTATCAGGAGAACGGTATCTTAGAGCGCATCACAGAGCCCGAACGGCAGATAATTTTCCGGGTGCCCTGGGTGGACGACAAGGGCAAGGTACAGGTGAACCGGGGCTTCCGGGTCCAGTTCAACTCCGCCATCGGGCCCTATAAGGGCGGGCTGCGGCTGCACCCCAGCGTGAACCTGGGAGTCATCAAGTTCCTGGGCTTCGAGCAGATCTTCAAGAATTCTCTCACCGGTCTACCCATCGGCGGCGGCAAGGGCGGCTCCGACTTCGACCCCAAGGGCAAGTCCGACCGGGAGGTGATGGCCTTCTGCCAGAGCTTCATGACCGAGCTCTTCCGCCACATCGGCGCGGACACCGACGTGCCCGCCGGGGACATCGGCACCGGGGCCCGGGAGATAGGCTATATGTTCGGCCAGTATAAACGCCTGCGCAACTCCTTCGAGGGTGTGCTCACCGGCAAGGGCCTGAACTACGGCGGGTCCCTGACCCGCACCGAGGCCACCGGCTACGGCCTCTTGTACTTCACAAACGCCCTGCTGAAGAAGAACGGCCACAGTCTTGAGGGCAAGACCGTGGCCATCTCCGGCGCGGGCAACGTGGCAATTTATGCCGCCGAGAAGGCCTATCAGCTGGGGGCGAAGCCGGTCACCATGTCCGATTCCACCGGCTGGGTCTATGACCCCGAGGGCATCGACCTTGCGGCCATAAAGGAGATAAAGGAGGTAAAGCGCCAGCGTCTCACCGAGTACAAGAACTATAGGCAGGGCTCCGAGTATCACGAGGGCAAGGGCGTATGGAGCGTCAAGTGCGACGTGGCCCTGCCCTGCGCCACCCAGAACGAGCTGGAGGCAGACGACGCGAAGCAGCTTATCGCCAACGGCTGCATAGCCGTGGCCGAGGGCGCTAATATGCCCACAACTCTCGAGGCCACCGAGGCCCTTCAGCAGGCCGGGGTCCTCTTTGCCCCGGGCAAGGCTGCCAATGCCGGCGGCGTTGCCACCTCCGCCCTGGAGATGAGCCAGAACAGCCAGCGGCTCTCCTGGACCTTTGAGGAGGTGGACGCGAAGCTCAAGGACATTATGGAGAACATCTTCGCAAACGCCGACGCTGCCGCCGAGAAGTATGGCCACCCGAAGAACTACGTGGTGGGCGCGAACATCGCGGGCTTTGTGAAGGTAGCCGACGCTATGATAGCGCAGGGTGTCGTCTGA
- a CDS encoding LacI family DNA-binding transcriptional regulator yields the protein MKAKDLAKKLGVSPATISLVLNNKPGISDTLRKSLLRQIQDLGYGQMLCESCREGAAPGQQPAPKAPEPYGGGCACKSIAYLIYHEHDYLEDMNDPYNFFSGVLEGIEAEAWEHDYCLIMLHAGRYKKATVEEQLRRAGNVVGVIVHPCTLNEQMAETARALPVPCVFMDAYTDSTWQPPSVCISNSQGMHRAVEHLKSLGHRRIGYVSSGWRSNLNLERHRCFIEAMKELDLKFDPGDLFVGGDEFRPTGSGLAEAFKAGGAAPTALICEGDLQAIKAIRTLQQMGLRVPEDVSVVGFDDSPVCTSVEPAITTIRNSPQLMGRQCVLMLENLLRLKDLGEEPWLRYELPASLVLRSSTGPAPGDK from the coding sequence ATGAAAGCAAAAGATCTTGCCAAAAAGCTGGGGGTCTCCCCCGCGACCATATCCCTGGTGCTCAACAATAAGCCCGGTATCAGCGACACCCTCAGAAAGTCCCTGCTCCGGCAGATACAGGACCTGGGGTATGGGCAGATGCTCTGCGAGTCCTGCCGGGAGGGGGCGGCCCCCGGGCAGCAGCCCGCCCCAAAGGCCCCGGAGCCCTATGGGGGCGGCTGTGCCTGCAAGTCCATCGCCTACCTGATATACCACGAGCACGACTATCTTGAGGACATGAACGACCCCTATAACTTTTTCTCCGGGGTCCTCGAGGGCATAGAGGCCGAGGCCTGGGAGCATGACTACTGCCTTATTATGCTCCATGCCGGCCGGTACAAAAAGGCCACCGTAGAGGAGCAGCTGCGCCGGGCGGGGAACGTTGTGGGAGTCATCGTGCACCCCTGCACCCTTAATGAACAAATGGCCGAGACCGCAAGGGCCCTGCCGGTGCCCTGCGTGTTCATGGACGCCTATACCGACTCCACTTGGCAGCCACCCTCGGTCTGTATCAGCAACAGCCAGGGTATGCACCGGGCCGTCGAGCACCTGAAATCCCTTGGACACAGGCGGATAGGCTATGTGTCCAGCGGCTGGAGGTCCAACCTGAACTTAGAGCGCCACCGCTGCTTTATTGAGGCCATGAAAGAACTGGACCTTAAATTTGACCCCGGGGACCTTTTCGTAGGCGGCGACGAGTTCAGGCCCACCGGCTCCGGCCTTGCCGAGGCCTTCAAGGCCGGTGGGGCCGCGCCCACGGCCCTGATATGCGAAGGGGACCTTCAGGCCATAAAAGCCATCAGGACCTTGCAGCAGATGGGGCTCAGGGTGCCCGAGGACGTGTCGGTGGTGGGCTTTGACGACAGCCCCGTCTGCACCTCCGTGGAGCCCGCCATCACTACCATACGCAACTCCCCCCAGCTTATGGGCCGCCAGTGCGTGCTGATGCTTGAGAACCTTCTGCGCCTTAAGGACCTGGGCGAGGAGCCCTGGCTCCGCTATGAGCTGCCCGCAAGCCTTGTGCTCAGGAGCAGCACCGGCCCCGCCCCCGGGGACAAGTAA
- a CDS encoding PTS transporter subunit IIC: MKKYVQLYLVDAMSAMAQGLFASLLVGTIISTLGTQFNLPVLVEVGNFAKSMSGPAMAVAIGYALKAPPLVLFSLTAVGTAANSLGGGGGPLAVLIMAIVAAQLGKLVSKKTPVDILVTPLVTLGSGTALAYLIAPAVGSVATAFGQLIKDATVLQPFWMGIIVSVLVGIALTLPISSAALCAAFGLTGLAGGAAVAGCCAQMVGFAVISFRENRWGGLVAQGLGTSMLQVPNIVKNPRIWIAPTLASAVTGPLATCLFRLEMNDPSGGVASGMGTCGLVGQIGVYSGWVNDVSTGIKAGITGMDWLGLILISIVLPAILALAFDLLIRKIGWVKDGDMKLDI; encoded by the coding sequence GTGAAAAAGTACGTACAGCTCTACCTTGTGGACGCCATGAGCGCCATGGCCCAGGGCCTGTTCGCGTCCCTTTTAGTGGGCACCATAATCTCCACACTTGGCACCCAGTTTAACCTGCCGGTCTTAGTTGAGGTGGGCAATTTCGCAAAGTCCATGTCCGGCCCGGCAATGGCCGTGGCCATCGGCTACGCGTTGAAAGCGCCGCCCCTGGTGCTCTTCTCCCTGACGGCTGTGGGCACCGCGGCAAACTCCCTGGGCGGGGGCGGGGGCCCTCTGGCGGTGCTGATAATGGCCATCGTCGCCGCCCAGCTGGGCAAGCTGGTCAGCAAGAAAACCCCCGTTGATATCCTGGTGACCCCCCTGGTCACCCTCGGCAGCGGCACGGCCCTGGCGTACCTGATAGCCCCGGCGGTGGGCTCCGTGGCCACGGCCTTCGGCCAGCTTATCAAGGACGCCACGGTTTTGCAGCCCTTCTGGATGGGCATTATCGTCTCGGTGCTGGTGGGCATAGCCCTTACCCTGCCCATCTCCTCGGCAGCCCTCTGCGCGGCCTTCGGGCTTACGGGCCTTGCCGGCGGCGCGGCAGTGGCCGGGTGCTGCGCCCAGATGGTGGGCTTCGCGGTGATAAGCTTCAGGGAGAACCGCTGGGGGGGCCTTGTGGCCCAGGGCCTTGGCACCTCCATGCTCCAGGTGCCCAACATCGTCAAAAACCCCCGCATATGGATCGCCCCCACCCTGGCCTCGGCGGTCACCGGGCCCCTTGCCACCTGCCTGTTCCGCTTAGAGATGAACGACCCCTCCGGCGGCGTGGCCTCTGGCATGGGCACCTGCGGGCTTGTGGGACAGATAGGCGTATATTCCGGCTGGGTCAACGATGTTTCCACCGGGATAAAGGCCGGGATAACCGGCATGGACTGGCTGGGGCTGATACTTATCAGCATAGTCCTTCCGGCCATACTGGCCTTGGCCTTTGACCTGCTTATCAGAAAGATAGGCTGGGTGAAGGACGGCGACATGAAGCTGGATATTTAA
- a CDS encoding DUF4854 domain-containing protein produces MNNTVLRVLSAVMALILVFSLGACGNDDSGSQSSSSSSSSEVSSEVSSAVSSESTPESAPESSPESSESSAAASGTYATVSEFLEDNRSTVSAAIESMAGDQDQMEISLDSTDDSLIYKFVFTDSAMEGVDEKALIDALQEGVDAEDFTTTFEDIAASVKSLVPLDAVKVEVIYAKADGTELVHKTYTSK; encoded by the coding sequence ATGAATAATACAGTTTTACGTGTTCTATCCGCAGTTATGGCCCTTATCCTGGTGTTCTCCCTCGGGGCCTGTGGCAACGATGATTCCGGGTCCCAGTCCTCCTCCAGCTCCTCGTCCTCCGAGGTCTCTTCTGAGGTTTCTTCTGCGGTCTCCTCTGAGTCCACTCCCGAGTCCGCCCCGGAATCCTCCCCCGAGAGTTCCGAGAGCTCTGCCGCCGCCAGCGGCACATACGCCACTGTCAGCGAATTTCTGGAGGACAACAGGTCCACCGTCAGCGCGGCCATCGAGAGCATGGCAGGCGACCAGGACCAGATGGAGATATCTCTGGATTCTACCGACGACAGCCTTATCTACAAGTTCGTGTTTACCGACAGCGCCATGGAGGGGGTTGACGAGAAGGCCCTTATCGATGCCCTTCAAGAGGGCGTTGACGCCGAGGACTTTACCACTACCTTTGAGGACATCGCCGCCTCTGTAAAGAGCCTGGTACCCCTGGACGCCGTGAAGGTAGAGGTCATCTACGCCAAGGCCGACGGCACCGAGCTGGTCCACAAGACCTATACCTCAAAATAA
- a CDS encoding DUF4854 domain-containing protein: MKKNALRILSALLVLVMVVSLAACGGGKFDTVKAFLEDPDTKAELDKSIASMVNDTMDVTLEGTDDTLIYNFKFSDDTMAGVDEETLKASLVSGLEESTFVSTFENIASSVSEVVKAENVKVKVIYAKADGTELASREYTAKAK, encoded by the coding sequence ATGAAAAAGAACGCTCTTCGAATCCTGTCCGCTCTGCTGGTCCTTGTAATGGTGGTCTCCCTGGCCGCCTGCGGGGGCGGCAAATTCGACACCGTCAAGGCTTTCCTTGAGGACCCCGACACCAAGGCTGAACTGGATAAGTCCATCGCCAGCATGGTCAACGATACCATGGATGTAACTCTTGAGGGCACCGACGACACCCTGATCTATAACTTCAAGTTCAGCGACGACACCATGGCCGGTGTTGACGAGGAGACCCTGAAGGCCTCCCTGGTCTCCGGGCTGGAGGAGTCCACCTTTGTGTCCACCTTCGAGAATATAGCCTCTTCTGTCTCTGAAGTGGTCAAGGCCGAGAACGTAAAGGTGAAGGTTATCTACGCCAAGGCCGACGGCACCGAGCTTGCCAGCAGGGAGTACACCGCGAAGGCAAAATAA
- a CDS encoding DUF6440 family protein: MDRFEKISSQGKLTVTEIWKDKETGVLYLFHKDGYAGGLTPLLDKDGKPAVDQQG, encoded by the coding sequence ATGGATCGCTTTGAAAAAATTTCAAGCCAGGGCAAGCTGACCGTTACGGAGATCTGGAAGGACAAGGAGACCGGCGTCCTCTACCTGTTCCACAAGGACGGGTACGCCGGGGGCCTGACCCCGCTGCTGGATAAGGACGGCAAGCCGGCGGTGGACCAGCAGGGATAA
- a CDS encoding GNAT family N-acetyltransferase, producing MSLTLHVPELSELGFRQRLLSDPETMSYNAGCDLGFPGYHNDTGCIDFPRGDWDGWYARWVGAEPTRFYAYLQDTATGEFVGEVSLYETTGPGVYEMGIVLHSSRRGRGCSREGIRLLLDHAFGELGAKEVTNCFEPTREAALKIHLAAGFRIVREDNGLLYLSIIK from the coding sequence ATGAGTTTAACATTGCACGTGCCGGAGCTTTCGGAGCTGGGATTCCGTCAAAGGCTTCTATCGGACCCGGAGACCATGAGCTATAACGCGGGCTGTGACCTGGGCTTTCCCGGGTATCATAACGACACCGGCTGCATAGACTTTCCCCGGGGGGATTGGGACGGCTGGTACGCCCGCTGGGTGGGAGCTGAGCCCACGAGATTTTACGCTTACCTGCAGGACACGGCGACCGGCGAGTTTGTGGGCGAGGTGAGCCTGTATGAGACCACGGGCCCCGGGGTGTACGAGATGGGCATCGTGCTGCACAGCTCCCGGCGGGGCAGGGGCTGCTCCCGGGAGGGCATACGCCTGCTGCTGGACCATGCCTTTGGGGAGCTGGGGGCCAAAGAGGTAACCAACTGCTTTGAACCCACCCGGGAAGCCGCGCTGAAGATACACCTGGCCGCCGGGTTTCGGATAGTTCGTGAAGATAACGGCCTGTTATATTTAAGTATAATAAAGTAA